The Cucurbita pepo subsp. pepo cultivar mu-cu-16 chromosome LG05, ASM280686v2, whole genome shotgun sequence nucleotide sequence GTCCTTAATTCTTGCTTATTTACAAGAGTTGTTGTAGTGTCGAAGGCATGATCCGATAGAATAGTGAAGAAACTTTTCATAAAAGGTTGTCCTTAGCACTTGTGTGATAGAAAAAGTGTTGTCCTTCTTGTTTTGGTAAAGTGACAAATAGAATTagagatgttttttttttttttttaaatttaggatTGCCAAGTCTatcaaaaatttgaaaaggtaTTTTAATGGGTCTTGTCGTGTTTGATTTGAGGTCACAAGAAAAGTCTATCAGTGTGATATTATGCTCGACAAAGTACTTCAATACTTCAATCGAAAGAAGTATTGATAAGCTAAACAAGAATAATCATGTTACCCTAGCCTAACTTGGGTCGATTTCACATCAAAGTGATCAGGTTACCAGCTAAGGCATGACTCAATAAGTGGCATAGATGAAGACTTTCAATAACTGACTtccaaaagaataagaaaaagagagtATCCTCACTCTAATTTATATGGACATTTAAACGAGATAACGAGTCTCTACCATTTGAcatgttattgaataaaaaattgatataaaataattcttGTTTGACCcatgaattcaaaatttggaacGTTATACCCTAATTGTTGTCGGTTGATGGGAGGAAAGGTGTTTGTCACCTTTTTTCCACCTTGCTTTTACTTTTTGTGGGTGTGAATGGGGTCTGTTTTAGACCTCATGAGATTCTATAAAGATATAAAAGAATTCCACTTTCAAAACAAACCCACCAAAATCTCATACCTTCATCATCACATCCACCTCACCCCAACTCAAATTCTCAATCATTCAAACTCCCAAAAAGTCaactaattcaaaaaaatcaaaataactcGAGCAACTAAACAGGTCTAGGTTGggttataaaattatttgaactcggttcaaataaataaaaatcgggttcataaatttttctaCAACTAAACTGGATTGAACCCACTAGCCCATGAACACTACTCACAAGAATCAATTTTTGGAACTATTTTTCTTATCAGGGTTTGGATAAGATTCATAAGATCGTTCGTCTAAATCTAAAAACGAAAAATGTTTAGACGAGAAAGTGAATTTGAAAAGGTGAGTGGGAAGGAATAATTAAAGTGGTACAAGCATGGTGGTggggaagaagtaaaaaaaaaaaaaaagaaaatggggtCAAGATGATTGTTGGTCAGCAAAGGTTGTTGCATGCGAGAGCTGCTTTAGCCATTCAAATGTTCGACGATGTGACAGCCTCGttgccttttccttttccttttccctaaTTTCAACATTATCATTCAATTCCTTCTCCCTAATCCCAATCCCAattccctttcccttttcattccttttcttcacaATATTCCCACTCCAATTCCTTATCTTCTTCGCCGCCGGTATTGTCTCCACTGATTTTTTGCAGCTCACCACACCCAAAAACGAGGCGGTTGTTTTCTGCCCCACCGTGGGTGCCGCCTCGAAAGCGCCGGCGTTGGTCGTGCGAGTTTTGAGGTCGTGAAGTTCCATTCCTGGCGTTCGGAGAACACCCACCCGGAAAAAGTCCCAGCGGGAGGAGCTCCGGCTCCGGCTCCGACGGCCGAAAGTCGAAAAGGATCTGATTTGGGGCGTGGGACTTGGGTGAGAGTGGAAGACGTTGTTTTGAGTTCTTGGCTTTGAGTTCGTCGGAATTGAAATGGAATTGTTACTAATACTTGAACACCTgcaattcaaaatatttcatcaatatctattaacggtGGACTTTGATAATTACAATTCTCTATTCCTACAGATTCAAGGGTATTAATGTTAActataaacatatttttaaaaaaattaaaaaaattaatattataaaattaacagttttaaaagttaaaacaatatatatattttttgggaaagtttatttatttattattattattattaatttaactttttattttattttgtgtaacggtaatatattttgatatttgaatttgagttgGATTTTGGTgattatagtttaaaaaatatattcataatgAATTGAAATggggagaaattaaaaaagcaTACCTGGAATAATGACTTCTACTGCTGTTGCTACTGCTACTGCTTCCATTTCTAAATCTCAACATATTATGATCCATAGACTCCGAcctggaaaattaaaaaaaattaaaaattaaaaaaaattaaatttaaatctatgAACAATTGTAGCTGGGTTCGAACCTGGCGGACAGAGGTTTAGAAAAGAATTGATTGTGAGTATTATCAGAGCTAACAGAGAGGCGAAGAGGGAGCAAATGGCCTTGAAAGAAGATGTCGTCGGCAGCGCACATGGGCGGCGGCGACGGCGGCGGTGGCCAGtggttgaaattgaaatcgaAATCCTCCGTGATGGGGTTTTCATTTAGAAGCAAAGGCTGCTGCTTTTCTTTGACTGGAAGGTCGCATAAAGATAATGCTTCTTCTTCGTCAtcgtcttcgtcttcgtcTTGTTTATCGTGTTCTTCGCCATGGATGGTTGTTGCCATGAGCTCTTCCCAATctgagttcaaattttttgttgcTATGTATTaatggaagagaagaagaagaggaagagattgAGATTCATATTATATAAAGTGACAAAGCAAAGAATGATGAAAgtgagagaaagaaggaataaATATGAATGGTCTAATCAATATCTCTATGgattattttaacattattgttatatattttatgaagtttaatttttttttatatgattttacaaatttgtttttttagcttttaagatttttttattacaaaaaaaaaatctcctcaatttttatatttttaaataaatttagtcgATTTTTGTCCGGCTTATTGAGCTTttacttttaagtttttcaaCATGTCtgatagagagaggtttttatacccttataatgaaGGTTTAGTTCCACTCTCGAATTTGTGTGATCTcgcattgattggagaggagaacaagtgccagcgaggacactgagcccgaagagggtggatttgtgagatcccacgtcggttggagatgtgttaagaatgagaaacataagTGAATCGAAAGTCCAAGAAACAGAAGTGGGatcaaaagttcaatttttattaatgtttgcaacgtttaaatagaatagaacCTACAAACTAAATcctaaaaaacaaagaaaatattctaCTAACGAAATTCTGaagataagataaaatatatcaaatataaaatatattgcaATAagatgggaacgaaacatttattataagagtatggaaacctcccctagtagacatgttttaaaaacataaagagGAAGCTCGAGAGATAAATCtgaaagatgacaatatttgctaacgatGAACTTGGGTTGTCGAATTTGATATGataatttatagtaaaaaaaaatgaaatttaaccTTACGAGAAAAAGAAACCGATCGAGATATGCCGGAcgaaaaaaaaccctaatttagaGTAGTTGGAGGGTTTGGAAAAGACAATGATGAGGGAGTAGGCTCTTTAACCGGCCAAAGCCAAATGGTTGGAGAAAAAATGAGGGCTTTTGGTGCTGTGTGTGGCATGATTGATTAAAGGTGTGTTGCTGtgccaaaagggaaaaaagaattgtTCTGTGGCTGTGCTTCATTTTGTCATTCAATGCTGAGAGAGACAACATAATGCTTATTCGTCTCGTCTCTTTAGACACACAATATACCTACCAATGTATCTAAGACGTTGCTTTCGTTCATCTTTTCTAATTAATATGTCTTACTTATTTGAATGATCATTTAACCACGCATTGGTTAAGGATCGTATAAAGAAGTGAGTTGCTTGAATTTGAAGGTTCATTCATACTTGTTTTTCCAACTAGATTATGATATTAGGTTACGTTGTACTGTCGAATTATCACTTTTTCCGGTAGAATCAAGATTAATTGTCGATActagaatttaattttatggatATATTAATGACCACAATGATATTATTcgatactttttaaaataaaaatctacgAAAATGAGTTAATATTTAAGGAGGGTACATAAATGAACCGATATCATTATCTAATGCGAGTGATTCTGGAGATATCATGGCtaagaaaagattaaaacaaTTGGAAGTTACTATATATACCAACAAGATACACCTCACTTTTTGGCAGTTCaatcataataatttgataattaaacATGCTTTGATCCGAggaattctatgttgggtgaccacgtgtgtgtgtgtgtgaggaCAAAATATGTTGGAAGAACTCATATCCGTCTGTGTGGATAGTCTTCGGGAAAAGTGGGGACCATCATGGgctaaatttagattttgaattgattttttttgtatttatttaaaagaaaaatatctccAGGCTTGTTGGCAAGGTcctatttgatatattttgagcACATGGATTAGTGGGAcctattaaaaatgaaattaaattattcagatatgatatgttttttaaacttGGCTACAAGCAAATAATGGAAgatatttcttttgttgtatTATGAAacacatttttatatttactaaaagtgttttttttttctattttattttaaatttataaaagtcACTTGGaacttaaatatattataaagtaaaatataaaatatatatatttattagagtgctttttctttttcttttttatttagcAAATAATATAGGactgtttaaatttttttaattaaattaattggtTTAATGTTCGTATGAGCTAGCGGATAGTTTACTCTAATATAAATctagagttgcactcttattcCGCTGACGAGGTGTATCTTGATACAGTCAAGAATAAGTTAATCCATACAAGAAGATAAGATTGTACCTTTGAATTGGTGGCGACTAGTTAATTCAGCCACGCCCATCGCGAGTTGTATCCATTGAATTTTTAGCTGTCTTAGAGAGTGAATCTCAAAGTGGCGTAGAAGGAAAAAGGGCTTGGGACACGTGTGGGGacgtagaaaaataaatttaaatataccagcaaaattaaaattttgggtcaAAGTCAACCGGGCAAAATGTccggaaaaaaataaagaaaaggaaaaaagagagagaaacctAGGGTTATGATGTAATATGATTGACGAAACAATGCAAGTTGTGACATGACAtacaatatgatatgatacgttAAAAGACATGATACGTTAAAAGACATGATATGACACGTTAAAAGacatgatatgacatatgttTGACATGACGAGatatgtgatatgatatgattgacatgcaataTGATGTATTGGCATAATACACAACCCCGATATATTcatgaaaaatatgataaaatgatatgatataaaggTGGAAGATGGGTTTTTGTACATGATTTAACGAATGAAAagtgttgggacctcatgcataatGCTCATGCATCGGGGGATGCCCCTTCTTTTATGATGGTATAGATGCGTACGCTATGAGGCAAAAAAgcaatcattatgtttattataatGCTGCGACGGTCACTATTCCTAACGGGTGTCTGACATCAACAACTTTAGAGAATGCTCGTCGACAAGAAAGGAGCCTAGGAGGTGTGCGAATTGaatggtgggtccatactcgcatgtgTGGACCGTGTGTAAAACATTGTCTAAGTACCCATTTAGGATAGCCACATAAGAAATATATACTAATATGATAGGTCTTattcatgattgtatgtgCTTGCATCTGACCCCAATAGCAGAGTCACTTagtgagtatttcttaaaatactcaagccatgtacTACCCTTATTTTCTAGGTAAAGACAAGGCCCCTATACTCTTGAAGGTGGCATCACGACCCAAGAGATCATGATACATGCATATGGTAGTttgcatttaaatttcataaacgGTAGGTTAGTATAGATTAACATGCATTTAAATTCATAGAATATAGGTTAATACATGGCAtttctactttattttatttcaatttttgttattttatttaaagatcTTCCAGCAAACATGTAAATCTATGATtatgttttataataaagttttgaatgaaatattttcgCATAAAGTAAcaattttagattaatttttgggtttttttgaTAATACGATTTAAAAGTAGTTAAAATAGgattctaataatatttttttaactctaaaaaaagaaaaaaaaaaagaaaaaaaagacaaaaaaagaCAGAGTACTTTACAAAAACTGCTAAATTAAGGATTCAAAAttcgaaattcaaaattcatccGATCATCACTCTTCGGTCTTCTCCCTCCTCTGGAGCTCTTCCATGGCGGGATTCTAGGGTTTTCGATCACTTGATTTCAGTACTCTTTTGCATTTAAATGCCACAGTGTTAGTATTAccttctctttttcattctttgttCCTGTTCCTATTTACTTCTCTGCTATACTGGTGTGTGTTGTTTGTAAATAGCCGTGCattatatgtttattttgcgGAGAGGATTACCTATTTCCGTATGGAAATGATTGCTTCGCATATGAAACTTGCGGACTGGAAGCAGAGTAGTCTCTGCCAAGCGCATGAACAGTTACATTCGGAGGCTTCtaagtttttgttgtttagtCTTCAATGGAAGGACTTGGAAACGCACTTCGATTCGACTCGAGAAATGATTCAGATGCAGTACGAGGAGCTTGAGAGGCGGGAGAAGGCGATTGCACGGAAGGAAGAGGACTTGGATGATGTGAAGAAGTCTATTAATAAATGCTCGAAAGAGCTTGAGTTGAAGAAGAACGAACTGATCGAGTTGAATCGTTTGATTGAGAAATGTGATGGTGAGCTTAGATTGAAATGTTGGTGACAACAGAAAACTGAAGTGAGATTGAGAGGAGGAGTGATTTGAGTGATGGGGAGGCAGGTCCTTTTATAGGGGGATTCCCGGAGTTGGTTGAGATTTgtgtggatgaaattgaattcacctcctccttctcttcGGTAGTAACTCATTCAAACtctattattagcttcaacaCCCTCCCTTAAACTGAATTCTGCGGAAATCAGTTTAGGACTTCACTTCGTCATCTTGATATACATCTTGGATTCTGCACATCCCCATCTTTCTTCTAAGCTTCTCGAACAATGGTTGTTTCAAGGGCTTTGTGAATAGGTCTGCGATTTGTTCATCACTTCGGCAAAAGTTGAGTTCAATAATGCCTTCTTTACACAAATCACGCAAGAAATGAAATCGAACATCGATGTGCTTGCTCCTTCCATGCAACACAGGATTTTTAGACAACTTAATAGTTGAcatattatcacaatatataaccgTCGTACCTGGTTGCTTCtgattaagaatttcaagcatttttcttaaccaaattgCTTGGCACGAGcatgctgctgctgccacaAATTCTGCTTCTGTAGTTGAGAGTGTTACAATAGATTGCTTCTTTGAAGACCAACAAATAGCTCCTGAACTCATCATGAAAATACTTCCTGAAGTACTTTTACGATCGTCTATATCACCTGCATAGTCGCTATCTGTATAGCCAACCATCTTCGGATCATCTCCTTTCTTGTAGAATACCCCCAAATCAAAGGTTCCTCTCACATAACGAAGTATCCTTCTTGCTGCATTGAGATGTTTTTCCGTTGGATGCTCCATGTAACGACTTATCATACTAACCGCATACATGATGTCTGGTCTTGTTGAAGTTAGGTACATCAAACTTCCCACAATTTGTTTGAAGTACCTATTATCAACCTCTCGCCCTTCAATATCCTTGTGCAACTTCAAACCCAATTCTGATGGAGTTCCAAATGTGCACTCATccaatttcaatctttcaagTCATTCTTGAGCATATTTCTTCTGACAGATAAAGTGACCTGCGGGAGTTTGAGTAACTTCTACTCCaagaaaatatctcatcaAACCAAGATCTGTCATTTCTAATTCCTTCATCATGCTCTTTCAAagatttcttcattattgccagtaaatattaaatcatcaacatataagCAAATAATGAGAATGTTACCTCCCTTTTCAGTTTTCACATACAACCTATGTATGTTCATATGGGCATTTAGTGAATcccatcttttcaaaatgagaatcaatGCGACTGTACCATGCTCTCTCCGCTTGCTTCAAACCGTACAAAGCTTTCTTCAACTTGTATActttttcttccctctttACCTTTTTGATTGAACAAAACCTTCTGTCCACATATACCTCTTCTTGAAGCTCTCCATGTAAGCCGATTTCACATCAAGTTGATAAATAGGCCATGATTTCTGTGCTGCAATAGACAAAATTATAAGCCTGATAGTATCTTGACGTGCCACTGGTGCAAATACCTCCTTATAATCAACTCCATACTTCTGCTTGTATCCTTTTGCAACGAGTCGCGCCTTGTACTTATCCACCTCACCGTTTTCATTcaacttggttttgaaaacccatttgacTCCGATTGTTTTATGCCCTTGCGGAAGATCAGTGAGCTCCCaagtcttcttcttctctatggATTTGATTTAACTGTCCATGgcttccttccatttcttctcctttaccgCTTCTTCATAGACAATTGTTTGTATCACTATCCATAAAGAATGCAAAATAAGCACTATCACTTGAGTCATAGTCCATCTTATAATCAACCatccaattttctctctttcttgttcttggatttctttgattatgatcatgatcttcttctactggttcttcttgttgagcttgtgatgagctctctctctctctccatgcTCATAGTGAGGCTGAATAGGGGCTGAAGCTTGTTCTCCTTCAAGATCTACAGGAATCCGCTGATTCACAGTGATCTTTTCTTCCCATGTCCAACCAAGTCTGATTTTCGTCAAAGATTACATCACGACTTACCACCACCTTCTTTGTCAAAGGATCATAGAGCTTGTACGCCTTAGAAGTCTCGCTTACTCCAAGGAACACACACTTCAAACTCTTGTCCtcaagtttcttccttttctcatcAGGAACGTGTGCATATGCTATGCACCCAAAGATTCTAAAGTGGTCTACTGCAGGTTTCCTTCCGCTCCATGCTTCTTGTGgagtcatatatatatatctctaagAGAAAAAGTAGGGCTCCGGTTGAGAATGTGAACGGACCACACGACTGCTTCTGGCCAGAATTCCTTCGGGActtctcctttctttatttagtcAACTTCGAACCATGTTGAGAATGGtcctgtttttcctttcagccacaccattttgttgtggtgtATATGCTGTTGTTAACTGCCTCCTTATGCCCTTCTCTtcacaaaattgaataaactTGTTCTAGCAGAACTCTCCACCTCTGTCAGTTCTTAAAGCCTTGACTCTTCTTCCAGTTTCCGTCTTCATAGTAGCACAAAATTTCTTGAAGCAATCAAATCAGATTTGGCGTGCAAGAAATCAGTCCATGTTTTTCGACTAAATGAGggtcatgaaatatttcttgttaCCATTTGATGCTGGAGAGATGGGACCACATATGTCTGAATGAATCAATTCCAAAATTGCTTGAGCTCTTCG carries:
- the LOC111795757 gene encoding uncharacterized protein LOC111795757, which produces MATTIHGEEHDKQDEDEDDDEEEALSLCDLPVKEKQQPLLLNENPITEDFDFNFNHWPPPPSPPPMCAADDIFFQGHLLPLRLSVSSDNTHNQFFSKPLSARSESMDHNMLRFRNGSSSSSNSSRSHYSRCSSISNNSISIPTNSKPRTQNNVFHSHPSPTPQIRSFSTFGRRSRSRSSSRWDFFRVGVLRTPGMELHDLKTRTTNAGAFEAAPTVGQKTTASFLGVVSCKKSVETIPAAKKIRNWSGNIVKKRNEKGKGIGIGIREKELNDNVEIREKEKEKATRLSHRRTFEWLKQLSHATTFADQQSS